A window of Nicotiana sylvestris chromosome 8, ASM39365v2, whole genome shotgun sequence genomic DNA:
GGAGATCAAAGCCATAGAGGGGGAAGTTCTCGAGGCACACGACTAAGTCTGACAGAGCTGGCCTATCCAGAGCCCCTGTTGAGGCAtcgcgtcaagccatcccatctccatactttgtaattaatgcccacGTACTTGCAGCCGagtttccctcctatataaaggggactcacactaccttgtaaggggctgatattgctccattttctccacgaatgcaataatatctctctttctttctcttttctttctaacttgtttgttctcactggcccgaggccacctTATATCTATCGTTTTCTTACTTGCTCTTCATTACATAGCTTAGTATTGGCCGTCAAAAGCCTTGTTTGATTATATACTTAATTGTTATTCATTCCCAATTATCCTCGATATCTCAAACTCGACCTTGTCATCGACCCCGAagtcccccatcgaccagaccTACACCCGGGAAGCAGACCCTTCagttcgattactatctcgttttagcttgcgttccatcattaaacttcatattagGACAAtatttaaattactattttgtccaatatgaactctatttttaaaggaCAAAAAAAACAAACGATATTTCGTTAAGAgtcttcgtacttttaatatgatatatagatagatatagatataaatatagataatcgGTTTAAACACTTTCTCTTCTCGCAAATTTCAATGGCCACcgcaattaaaaaaaatacaatttgATAAAGAAAGGATGAGGTATTTTGACCGGCCCAAAACCAAAGATTTGGTGATAAAGGGGTACGTGCGTTATGGCCTAAGGGATAGCACCAAAAATTGATGCCTCAGATAGTCAGATGTCATTTGATTGGATGAAATTCATGGCTAATCAAAAGATAAACGCCTAAATTCCATACCAAGGAAAGTGACCTGTTAAAATAGAGAGGAGAGTGACAAATACCAAATGGTTTGATATGAAAAGAGGCCTGCCCTTTGCCCAGGAGCTCCTTGGCCCCCTTGGGCCTTAATAGATAAGACCCCTTTGCCTTATGCCCATTTTCATCAATATCAAACCAAGTAAGTGATCTTATCTtatattaggaattaattaaattatCGTTATTCATTGTCCAAATATTAAAGATCACAGATGGCAAAAACAATAGTAACCCTCCTATTTGGATGTTAGTGATAAAGTTATATTCCATAAACAAACAAAGTTGAACAATAACCATCGGAGTTAAACAAAAAAAAGGATCCCAACCCCATATCGGTGACTATGTTCTCTTCTCTATAAATAATAAAGTAAAGTAAGACACATCTCTTCTCAACAACCAAAAACACTAGTTAGAGTGGAAATCAAATAACGGGCCTGGATCCTACACCAAACGCCGTTACCATAACACCTCGCGTGCGCTTCAAAAACCACTAAATGGCGCTTGAGCCAATGACCCTCGCCTTTGATGGCGATTCAAACGGCGGCCGTCAACAATCGGTCAACGGCGCCGATGACGGAAACAGAGCGCCCAGACTGCCACGATGGACCAGGCAAGAAATCCTGGTCCTCATACAAGGCAAAAGAGTGGCAGAGAGCAGGGTCCGAAGAGGGCGTACGGCTGGACTGGAATTGGGTTCGGGTTCGGGTTCGGGTCAGGTTGAACCCAAGTGGGCATCTGTTTCATCCTACTGTAAAAAGCACGGGGTGAACCGGGGTCCGGTTCAGTGCCGGAAAAGATGGAGTAATTTAGCCGGTGACTTTAAGAAGATTAAAGAGTGGGAGTGTGGGATAAAGGAAGAAAGTGAGTCATTTTGGGTGATGAGGAACGACTTGAGGCGAGACAGAAAGCTGCCCGGTTTTTTTGATAAGGAGGTTTACGAAATTCTGGACCGTGGAAGCGGCGGAGAGGAGATGGAGGCAGGTTTAGCTTTGGCTTTGGCGCCTGCAGCAGCAGTTAATGAGCCAGAAGCATTGTTTGACAGCGGGCGGAGTGCTGCAGCAGATGAAGGGTTGTTCTCAGATTTTGAGCAGTCTGAAGCTGGTGACAAAGATAAGCACATGCCTATTCCTGCTCCAACTCCTATTTCCGGTACTATTTCCTCCAATAACAGTTTGTTTATTTTATACGGATGGCCATCAGATAATATTCTGCTACATTACTTCTCTTTTTTCAAGAATTCTTTCGAAATGTCTGTTTTCACATTAGGTTAATTTTGCTGCTCAAAATTTCCATATACCCTCTGATAAAGGgcgttttttttactttttagccatagttttctttttctcgagattatttttattttcttttatcacttggTTCTCTTTTGAGTGGCGTAAATACCAGGTGAACTATGTTGCAAGTTTGAGTATTGTGAATAACAGATTTTCGCCTTTTCATTCCTTCGGAAAGTACTTAACTTCTGCTTGTCTCCAGTGCATAGTTCTGAATAGGTTTACTTATTTAAGTCTTAGGGAGGTTTATACTTCTGGTATTCGACTTTCTTTTGCTTatgttaacttttttttttttttgattttttggcaGAACAGCAGTATCAACCGCTACCTATGGAATGTCATGCTCAAGGTACCTCTAGAATCCTCAATATGTAAATTCTCTCTGTCGTGAGGTTTGCTTTGATTTGATTCCATTTTTAATTCATGATCATCAGTAATAGAAAATAGGTTATACTTACGTCCAACAGAGCTTTTTGTGTTTATACAAAGTGAACGAAGGCATGTATGCATGGTTCATTACCTGTTAGTGTAAATTTGGCGTTTTCCAAACTTATCCAGTCATAACTCTAACCTGGTAAGTATAAACATGTCAAAGCACCATCTTTTATAAATTCAAATTCTCTTAAATTTGAGTAATGGAACAGAAGCTGATGTTACTGAAAACCTGGTCCTTGGCTCTTTGGTTTCCTTATATCATGCTGGAAGAACCATAGAACTTTTATCTCTCTTTGAAGCAATTAACAGTGTCTATTTGACTGCCCTGAAGTAGATGGAGCGTGTTACCCTGTCATCATTAATCCCATGTCTAATGGCTGGTTTGAAGTTACAATATTTGAAATGTCATGTCTGCTAAATATGAAAAGAATGAAGAGATGCGATATTGTCAAATGTCCTTGCTCATGTCCTTTGAAAACAAATCT
This region includes:
- the LOC104238623 gene encoding trihelix transcription factor ASR3; translated protein: MALEPMTLAFDGDSNGGRQQSVNGADDGNRAPRLPRWTRQEILVLIQGKRVAESRVRRGRTAGLELGSGSGSGQVEPKWASVSSYCKKHGVNRGPVQCRKRWSNLAGDFKKIKEWECGIKEESESFWVMRNDLRRDRKLPGFFDKEVYEILDRGSGGEEMEAGLALALAPAAAVNEPEALFDSGRSAAADEGLFSDFEQSEAGDKDKHMPIPAPTPISEQQYQPLPMECHAQGINHQKEPTSNPDGGSAQEGKKRKRGVTDTDEEADNLQHQLAKALERNGNLLSSQLEAQNAHYQLDREQRKDHVNSLIAVLDKLADAMGRIADKL